The genomic interval AACATAGTAAACAGAAAtagaacatttgtttttatgtaaatgtcaGATTTTTCTCATGTGGTGTGAATAGTGAATAACTTTTAATCTTTCTGTACGATTAGTACTAAAAACAATTGCAAATGCAAGTAGCAAATAAAAAAACTTCAAGTAAACTGAGAATCCTAGTATGacctatacagtggaaccccccttttaagaccaccaaatataagacttccccctttttcaGACCTTAATTTATCAGATGTTCAGTTCATACcttctgtaaattgacctccattttaagactccctccttttaaagattTTTCCACATGTTGGAAggtttttaaggggggggggggggggggggggttccagtgtactTACCTGCAGAGTTTCGGTGTCCTTGGGGAAAACGATGATTTGAGCTTCCTTCAAAGTGGTGCGGTGATTGTCACTGAACCACTGACTGATGGCAGACTGCATGATGGATGCCACCTTGTCGCTGGGGTAGCCAAGCCTTCCCGTGCCAAGAGATGGAAACGCGATGCTCTTTTGCTTCTTCTTGCTTGCCTCATCCAGGCATCCCTTCACAGCTGATTTCATCGCCTGAATGTACAATTAGCCGTAAGATAATGCTTGCATATACATGCGGTAAAACATAGCTGTAttcatatatgtgtgtgtgtgtgtgtgtgtgtgtgtgtgtgtgtgtgtgtgtgtgcacatgtgtgtgcgtgtatgtatgtctgtctgttttgagaTGTGAGCATGCACATGTGTATGACCTTGTGCATGTTTGGATATAtgcctgtgactgtgtgttgaATAGGTCTTGTGGTCATTGTGAAAATCATACTCATTCCTTCCACACCACTCCAcaccccttacacacacacacacacatgtattgatccttccacacacaaacatatgtaTGACACACAACCCAAAACCACATTCTCTCATCAAAACTCACAAACTTGCCTTGTCATGGACtgacccacacaaacacatgcaaccACACACACCGTCATACCCATCCCTCCCAcaccactccacacacacacacacacccacacatcctttcacacacacacacacatgtaacacACAACCAAAATTCACATTCTCTcatcaaaccacacacaaacttgcCTAGCCATGGTCATCACGCCAAGATGACAAGCTCAGATTGAATACAAGTTTGCACCGAAGGTCGCCCCCTGACGTTCGCACAACATGGCCCAACTCTGCTGCGCCGAACTTTTCATGGTATTTTTTCAGTTCTTGCTGAATAGcatcccctccctctctcgcaATGCTTTTGGACAGCACGCCCTTTTGCAGGTCTAGACTCGGATGAGTTGTACACACGATCACATCAGTCTGCACAAATTACCGTGTATGAATATCAAGGAAGAACGATGTTTCCAACCTAGCATAGAGTATGATCACATCAGACACATTACTGTGTTTCTGTTGAGGGTGTTTGTGTGGAATGGgcaggtggggggaggggagggtgggAAGTAAAATCAGGGTTTTCATGGAAGCAATGCAGTTACAGCAACGAAAAATTGGGTTTAAAACTGACACGTTTCACATACAAATGCTTGGGTGAAGGTGGTACAAAAAAGTTTTACATGTATTAGAAGATCtatcaaatctgagaaaataagcTTAGGATTTTAAAACAGAGCTCTTATAACTTTGTCAGcactttcatttaaaaaaatgaatagacacaaaacacaaactgaCCGGTTTACGAATGGTCCGTGCGCGATCGGTGAGAAtcttgtgtgacagggtgacctgTCACCAATAATAGAATGAAGCTATTGTCATTGTCCAGTTAGTCTTTGTTGCTGGtcagtttgtgttttgtgtcttttcattttttttaaatgaaagtgCTGGTATGCGCTAGCTGTGTCCAGCTGCAGGCAATTaacagtatttatttatttatttatttatttatttacgagaatttatatccCTATGGGTGAAGCAAGTTTCTAATTCCTTTGAAGTAGGCCGACACCTCGGGTCCGGTGGACAGCCCCGGTTGCCCTCAGGGTGGTGTTATATCATATGCCGCCTGGCTGACTCTTGTCTACCTGGGTAGTGGGGAATTTTCAAGTAGGTGTCAGTTCTTTTGATACAGGTGAATCCGAGATGCCAACAGGGGGCGACCTTCGGTGCAAACTTGTATTCAATCTGAGCTTGCCATCTTGGCGTGATGACCATGGCTGGgcaagtttgtgtgtggtttgacgAGAGAATGTGGATTTTGGTTGTGTATTCCTGAAACGTATACCTCTGTTGCCGCCAGACCATAAGGGGTAATTGTCAGtcattcattctctctctctctctctcacacacacacacacacacacgcacacacacacgcacgcacgcacgcacgcacgcacacacgcacacacacactcacatcttTTGTTAAAGACAGAAGTATCCCTGCAACCTACCTTTAGTGCCTCCAGACCAGGTGGAGCCAACAGCATGGATGACGTGTGAGCATGGCAGAGTACCTGCCCCTGTCACCATGACCTCTCCATCGTTCAGCTCACCACGCTCTGCGACCAGCTCATCTGATTCCTCTTGGATGCACCTTCCGCCTGGAAAAGTGTTTTCACTGTCATGGAAGTTTGGCAAGAAACCGCACACAAGAAGAGATCGGGCACACAGCCCTGCTTCACAGTTATGAATCTATTTCGAAAAGGACAGAAGCTGAATCATATAACATGATTGTAGCAGGAATGCAAACAGCAATGGGTTTTCCTGCATTCCTTTATATTTCATCAACTCTGCCTAAAGCTGTTACACCAATTAATGAAGACTAAATATTAGCAAAGTTTCTtattagttaaaaaaaaaatttcaagaTGAAATTTAAATATAAATAAAAGCACATGACCCTGGCAAGAAAATAAGACTGCTGATTTCAGTTTTGGACACTACAATCAGACTATCAAAAAGAAAGGCACAATACTCTCACCTGCTTTCACAATGGCTGCAGCCACCCCACCATCATGTTGAAGACGCCCGTTGGCAGCATTGACGATGGCGTCCACTGCACACTGGGTGATGTCACCTTGGATGATCTGAAGGTCAAGGGTGGGACTCAGCTGAGCCTTCGCAAGGACACGGTCACCTGACTGGGATGTTCCATCTCCGCCTCCACCCGTGGTGATGTAGCACTTGGTGACAGACCCTGTCTGAGTCAGGAAGTCCTGGCCTTTGCCGCCCTTGAGATACCTGGACATTCCTGGCTTCTTGAAGGTCATCTTGTCTTCCTTGATGCGGCCCACCATCTCTCTCACTTCACCCACGATACTCGGGAGGCAGTCCTTGGGGCCATGAGCCTGCAGTCCGTTCTTGCTGAAGCTGATATTGACACCAACATCTTTTGCTTTCTTCCCGAGCTCCTTCAGATCATGATCGCAGAACTCCTTGAGGAGCTTGACCTTGTTTGGGTTTATCTCCAAGGTCTTCCCTTGCTGCTTGTTCTCTTTCAGGAACTTCTTCAACTTGAGCTCAGTGTTGGAAATATTGCTGGGTGTGTCAACTATAATGACACTGTCGCCATCCGGCAGCAGCACAGGCTGTGGGGGACTGTCACTGTCTTCCAGCTGCTCCAGGAATGACCTCCAGGCGGGTGATTTCAGAGTACAGGCCTCCTCCTTTTCTGACTTGATGGTTTTCTCCTTGAAAGCTTCTTTAAACATCTCCTGTATGCGAACAAGGTCAGACGACTGGCCACTAATAATGATCTGCTTCTCAGACACTTCCCAGTGGCACACAAGTCCGTGTTCGCTGATCACAGTTTCCTGGATCCACTCCTTGGTGTCTTCTCGTTCAAACATCTTCTGCAATCCTGGTGTCAGAGACATCTTCGTCTCTCTGaggctcatggcaaaggcaagTACATCAGAAAAGGCTTTCTTCATTTTATCTTCAGGGGCTGAGACTTTAGCAGTTCTTCTTTCTTTGTCCACAGAGACTTTCAGACCaggataacctctgtaaaacttCTCCAAAGCTGCCGGTATGCATAGTATTTTGAACTGGGTTGGGAATCTCATCATCTTGCATGGCTGACATGGGTGTTTCAACATTGAGAGTTGGCTTGGAATCTATTGAGAGTGACATAGGTGTCGCAACCCTATCATCATCAGATTCATGGTTTCCCCTGTACCCCCATTTGCTGCTGTCTGCATTTGCTTGCGTtggtttctctttttcttctgccaGTCGCTCATACTGGGGCAAGAGGTCAAAAAAATGTTTGACCTTTACATGGACAGCTTCCTCCCATTCACGAGTAGGCTCATCTAACAGACACGTAACAATCATCTGGTCAGGCTGCTTCCATTGAAACCTTCCACCCACAGACTTTACTTTAGTTGTTGGATCTCTTAGCAGGACAGGGTTGCCAGTGATCTTTCGTATGGCTCTTTCTTCCAGCTTGATCGCTATATCATGCTTTTCACGGGTGACACAGGTTTCTGATGACTTTTTTGTGGAGCTGGCTGCTGTTGGACGAAGATTCCCACAATCAAACATGGGACTGTTACTGCCACCTGAATACTGGTTGCTTGAGGCCCTCTCCATTCTTTCCTTATCCTTGAACTCATTCTTGTCTTTCTTTGGACTCCTAAAAGAATCAACGAGACCACTGTCAGCAAGCCCTCTATAGCCATCTGTCTGCCTCTTCAAAGCCTTGCTAGGAACCTCTTGGTACCTTGAACCCTCCTGTTGAGGATACCCATCAGTGAGTCTTCTTGGATCTCCCATCCCTTCGTCGTACTCTTCTCTGGGCTTCATCTGTGCCAAAGCTGAACTGGAGTATTGGCCTTTATTCTTGTCTCGATCATTgtctgaagaaaaagaagagctGCTTTCTGCCGACTCATGTTGCCTATTTGACATGAAATCTGTGTTTCCTCTGGCATACTCTCCTTCCCTTGAAGCCAATCCTCCTTTGCTGGATTGTGCAGCTTTACCTTCCTGATCTGCTGCATACTCGTCATCTGATGATGGCTCATCCCTTCTAAATGACTCTCCGTCCTCGGAGGAAACAGACCTTCTTTTACTCTCATCAGATTCATTCTCAGAGTCCGCTTCATCATGCAGAGTTACATGCAGTGGGTTGCCGTCAAGAGTGTGATCTCCTTTCTTCACCACAGCTTCTGCATCTGTAAAGTATCATCAGAATATTGTACACACAGTCAGTGTACACTTCATTGTTGGGATGAAAATACACATTTGATGTGAAAATTTTTGAAATTGGGTCCAATTTCTTATAAGAACGTTAATGGTACGGGAAATGCTTAAATGATGTAATCTCGCACAGTTAGTtattaaaacaaagaaaactagCAACCAGGCAAAAGTAGACTAAACTTCAGCTAACTAGCTCACATActagctttaaaaaaaagtaccaGCTTGAGGGTTAAAAACATGGATATAGATCAAATTATTCCTCGCAAAAGAGCAAGAAATATCTTATTTGGTTCTTTCAGAAAATGAGTTTGGCACACACATTTGGATTGATGGCTTGAGGGAGAAAACCAACGCAAAGCACATGGAAATACAACAGAAAAGATCACAGAACATGAAACCAACCCTGAAGAAACACTTCCTCTTCTCATCCCACAAGAGACAGTCTTTTCCAATCTTGCCGCCTCCACTACGTTTCTCATTTTCAAAATATAAATTGAAGATTTCCTCATCCTCTTCTTTCAGTGCAGCTCCTGTCACCATCACAGTTTTCTGCAAGTCCTCAGGGGCCTGTTCGCGTCTCTGGCTCTGCAAACTCTGTGGAGCCAGTTTcaaattctttttttcagaagTGGCGCTTAGTTCCTGATGCACAGTGCAGCACTTGCTGTTGTGGTGAAGACAGGTGTCTATCTTGTTGTGCAGAGAGTGGACTGCCTCCTGCAGCAGGACACACAAGGATTTCTTGTTGAAAGAACCAAGTTTGAATTCATGATTGTTTTTGCAGCTCAAGATAGAATACAGCCAGACAGTAGTATATTCTTAACGTGAtatgtaagtgcatgtgtgtatgtggtctgtgtgtgcgtgcatgcatgtgcgcatttgtgtgtgcatgcctatgtttctttactttctttctttatttggtgtttaacgtcgttttcaaccattcaaggttatatcgcgacggggaaaggggggagatgggatagggggaagatgggatagagccacttgttaattgtttcttgttcataaaagcactaatcaaaaaattgctccagggacttgcaacgtagtacaatatatgaccttactgggagaatgcaagtttccagtacaaaggacttaacatttcttacatactgcttgactaaaatctttacaaacattgactatattctatacaagaaacacttaacaagggtaaaaggagaaacagaaccgttagtcgcctcttacgacatactggcaagcatcgggtaaattctttctcgtcccaaccaatatgggactccccctaacccgcgggggggtcatgcctatgtacgtgtgtgtctaTGTTCAGAAGAATAATAAGAACAGCACAGACTGATTCTGTCACACTGCTGACAACCtggcactcacacacagaatTGGAGACAGAATGTAAAGATCACTTTTTCCCTTATTTCCTGAGACACGGCTTGACTTAATCCCTAAACAGCACAAAGTAAAGAGACACAGCTGAAGTGAACTCACCCTGTGCTGTGAGACTGGTCTGGCCCTGAGTTCCGCTCAGCTGCAAGCCTTGTGCTCCTGGAGCGTGAGAAGGTTCAGCAGCCCAGCCTCCAGTTCGTGTTACAGTTGCCCAATCCTGTGTCTTCTGCCTCATAACAGTTACCCCAGCCTGATCTGCAGCACAGACCTGAACATTCTGTGGCTGTGGGGCGAACCTCTCCTGATCTGTGTTGATACCAGAAAAGGCGGGACCAGTCTGGCCTCTACCTGGAAACTGTTCAGCTGGGGTGCAAGATGCTCCTGCAAACTGGCGATGATGGTCTTCAGTATGTGACCCGAACTTGCCTTGTTCAAAGGTGTTCTGTGCTGAAGACGTTGGTCTTGTCGGGAAGGGTTCAGTGTTAATATGACCTTGTGATGGGTGTGGCCCAGAGGTGTATCTCTCATAGTTCTGCTCCTGCGGGGATGGTCTCCCGAAGTCATCATCATTCTTCTGTCAATCATCATCAATAGCTCTGAAAAGTGCTCTCTGGTTCTCTGGCACTCCTGGAAGACTAGACACGCCAGAACTTGCCATAGGCTCTTCAGCAAAAGACTCATTGACTGGAAAGCTGCCCGCAGATATAGCTGGTGGGCCTTTTCTTGGTGCTGCAATGGGCCTGCAGGCAGTGTTGTTACCTCTCTGACTCGTCTGAGTGCAAGATGGGTCAGGGTCTGAGGAAGAACAATCCTGGCTTCCAGGACTAAGACCTCTGACATCCGTGTTTGAGACAACGTTCGAGCACCACTGACAGACTCATTGTCCTCGGAATGTTCTTGTCCTTGTGCTTGGTTTGACAGAACATCACCTGCTGCCCTGACCTAATTATCACCGGCTGATATCTTGCCAGGAAGTCCAAGCATGGAAAAATCAGTAACAGAGTTCATTGAGAATTCAGGATCAAAGTTTGTCGTTTCTGTGGCACCATCTTCTGGGCTGAAATAGGTGACCTTAGCGTTCTGATCCAGGGAACCTGCATCCATCCTTCTGTCTGTATCTTTCTTTTCATGCGCCTGCTGATTCCCAAAATTCATCTGCACTTGGTGGTGGAAAATGACAAGGAGAGTCGACTGACATGTCTGATTCACAGTCAATGTCTTTCAGAAGATTGGGATCTTCCATGTTAAAGATGTATCCATCTTGAAGATAGTTTGCATTGTTGCCAGGTGTTTTGTCATCCATTACAGGCGTCAGATGAGTGTCTTCCTCGCAAGATTCTGAAACAGAAGGTATGGAATGAGCACTGGGTTCAAGGTGACTCTGCCTCATATGGTCACTCTGGTCCTGTTGCAATGCACTCATAGAGTCATCTTGTGAGAGGGACAACAGTTCAATATCAGAGTCAGGAGAGTCTGTTTTGACAGTgctactttcagtttcactcaaACCAAGGAGCTGCAAGACCTCTAGTGCTCCTTGCTTAAGATCTGTGAACTTGGTCCAGTTAATGACTcggacatacacacattcaacTGAAGCTAACACTGGTTGTGCAGCTTTTTCAACAAGGTTTTTATCACTGAGTACGCCACAAGTGCTGCGCTCTTCATTGCAGAATTCCTCTCTGTTGCCAGTGGAAAACGTTGCAGTCATTCCCACTTGGTCTGAGTCTGCAATGTCTGCAGAGACGCAGaaggtatttgtttgtttgtttatttgttgcttaacgtccagccgactacgcagagccatatcaggacgaggaaggggtggatgaagggggccacttgtcaagcgattcctgtttacaaatgcactaacccattacttgtgtcccagcaggctttagtaaaactaaattaatacctactggaagattaccagtttccagtatgttaaaataggcttaacctatctacttgtttgtttatttgttgcttaacgtccagccgactacgcagagccatatcaggacgaggaagggggggatgaagggggccacttgtcaagcgattcctgtttacaaatgcactaacccattacttgtgtcccagcaggctttagtaaaactaaattaatacctactggaagattaccagtttccagtatgttaaaataggcttaacctatctactgctggacttacatcagaacactaacagattaaactatacatgaatcgcgagacaagcggcaagagaggagatttttggaaaaaatacaggtgaatgagcaagaaggcagaaaaaggaaaagaattcatgaagataaagagagcatgacaggaaagaggaaccaaaaatctacctaacagcaaactagaaagctcctgcggttccaaaaacaggaggggcctttaatttcataaccgcagtgccccactgcgggaaacctatctactgctggacttacatcagaacactaacagattaaactatacatgaatcgcgagacaagcggcaagagaagagatttttggaaaaaatacaggtgaatgagcaagaaggcagtttgtttgtttgtttgtttgtttatttgttgcttaacgtccagccgactacgcagagccatatcaggacgaggaagggggggatgaagggggccacttgtcaagcgattcctgtttacaaatgcactaacccattacttgtgtcccagcaggctttagtaaaactaaattaatacctactggaagattaccagtttccagtatgttaaaataggcttaacctatctactgctggacttacatcagaacactaacagattaaactatacatgaatcgcgagacaaacggcaagagaagagatttttggaaaaaatacaggtgaatgagcaagaaggcagaaaaaagaaaagaattcatgaagaaaaagagagcatgacaggaaagaggaaccaaaaatctacctaacagcaaactagaaagctcctgcggttccaaaaacaggaggggcctttaatttcataaccgcagtgccccactgcgggaacgcAGAAGGTAGAAGGACACCGGTCAGGATCCTCGTCATACGCAGTGCAATCTAGCGTTGTTCTACTAAAAACATCGGCtttattgttgtcttttttaCAATTGTCAACTGCACCTCCTAGCAGGTTATCCAAAGGGTATGGGCTAAAATGTGAAGAACAAGCATCTGGTGTGCTGGATGCTTCACCAGTGATGCCAAACTTCAAAGAACAACTGTCACCTTCACTAGAGCCTGAAGGTTTTGGGGGAGTCACTGTAGCTTCCCCTGCAGTCTCTCGCATCAAGCCTGCTCTACGATCACCCTCCTCAGGTTCCTCTGTGATGCATTCAGCATGCCGATTGAGAAGAGTTGGAGTGCAAGGCAGGGAATCTGCTATGCTGGCAGTCATCATGGAAACTTGGAAAAGGGATAGACATCTGTCGCCTTCATCGTCCTCAGGTGTCTGAAGTTCCGTCTTGATCGCCGAGTCCAAACTGGGAGATTCCAGCCTGCAAATCAGGCGCTCCATACAACTACGACTCATGCTTCCTAGGTCAGACCCTGAGCTGCCGGACGATCCAAAGTCAGACAGGTATGCCTCAAGTGTGTGACCGTGCAGGCCGTTCTCTGAGAAACCCACACTGTTTGCAGGAGAACCACTCTCCTCACTCCCTGGTGATTCTCTGCTATCTTTGGATGCAGAGGTAGGATGAGATGATACAGTTTCGCCACCAGTATGAGCGTCTGAGCAAAGAGAGGCGTTTTCACCACAATATTCCTGATTTAGTCGAAGATTTTCCTCAGCAGACTCAGTCGTGCTCTGATGTTCTGAATAACTCTCCAACTCACTCTCCATTGTGAAAATTATGTAAAAAGAATGTTGCCAAAGGCTAGGAATATTGTTCCAATGGCGTATCCACAGCTAGGCTAGCTGTCACCATCTAATGCTTTATGATTATTCAGCACAGTTTCAAGTGAATAAagcaaagaaaaagagaaaaaaaagctctCTGGAATTATTAAAAACATCCATGGGATGAGAGCTAATTAAAAGTTGAAGATGCGTTCTGATCATGTATAATTTGCCTTCATCAACTGTTGACGTGTTGTCTTTCTCCATTTCTGTTTGTAATGCTTGAAAAGAGTTAATGACACAAATGCCTgaagaaattaatatgtaaagcgcggagagcacagttaattgtggttcgcgctatatataAGCTCtcccaataaaaataaaaaatgatctGAAATTATATGTACTCGTTTCCGGCCTGAAACAAAGAATGaataaaagaaaataatgtTCAGTGCCATTTTAGCAAGAACTGAACAAAGTCTATCTTAAAGCAGTATTTTTCAAGTTcaatagacaatgttcggaaataactccggaTTTTCAAGTGTAGTGGAAGAGTTGCGGCCCGCTTTTAAAGTGAGACCAGCTAAAACCAGCAATATAACGATTAACTGACTTTCTTTCAAAATCTGCACATCAGAGCTACGATTCACTGGCGATGGCCTGCAGTGATTGATGAGAACTCGTGTTTCCCATAAAAAAAGATTTCACAAAAGCAAAAGCTTATAGTTGTGCAAGCTGCACCAAATAAAACACCCCAGCTCTGGCTAGACAGTACAAACCAGCTTTCTAATGAAAGCAAGAACCTAGGTTAACACACCCTGATGAATAATGTTCAACTAAAAACAGAAGTCCACTGCCTGCATGCGACTAAAACAGttgaccaacaaacaaacaaataaacaaagacaTCTAAATAAAGTGAGAATATCATATCTTAACACTAGCTAAGTTAGTATTAATGCAGCACATTTCACTTTAGCTTCATGCTAATGAACTCCAAGCTCTtcatacctgtcaagtacttttggcctctgaccatagtaaatggcataagaaaccatagtcggggatcaaaaaccatagttaatgcgtggatcaggatgtggttaaacgcacaaattcaacttctcacgcatacacactaaaccaatcagattgttttttgcaaactaaaagtaaaacacaaattcctttctacacaaactgctctttatttaccactacatgacaaatacatttacactgcactcttgttcgttcattttttttctcacttgtcacttgtgttctttgttgtattcatctgtgcaaatctttgctttgtcaatcatgctgccagtcaccttaaaatcatggcagcatgcatcagagttaattttgacctgcaagaaggcagtcagtgtgtcagctcccagactgtgatccagcacttgaaggtgttgcagggtttcactgccaaatggaaatttattcaacattttcctcacactggcgcacatcatgccagaactTATGTTGTGTGGCTGGTGAAAGCTCCTCAGTCCTCAGAAACGAATGAACGGCAGTCCATGccagcaacaaaaaaaacaaaaaaaaactgaaaatgcgtatggtttgaggtatacgacgtaggacccaaaaaacaccgaaaacccgtaagaattacgcagaatgcgtaggacttgacaggtatggcTCTTTATCACCTGATGATGGATGCATAACATGCATACCTGAAGCGAGCGACAGCTATAGTACCGTGCCCTAGCTAATCAGTAAAGTCCAGCTGCAATCATTTCAATCTGACCGATAATAACAATGCACTACATGCATATACCAGATGCACGCATGATTTAATTCTCTCTCCTGCAAAGAGTATAAGTGTGCACAAGCTCGATCTCTCTCACAAACAGAATCTTTCTGAAACTCCAACGTCACATAAACTATGCCAACAATATTTATACTTTCAGTTCCTCTGTTGTTGACTCTTTATCAGCTCACATACAAAAAATAGACACCCTACATACTTTCTGTTTCAGTTTCATGACAGAATGGCTATTTTAAACACTGGCTCTCTTCAAGTAACCTT from Littorina saxatilis isolate snail1 linkage group LG7, US_GU_Lsax_2.0, whole genome shotgun sequence carries:
- the LOC138970493 gene encoding protein mono-ADP-ribosyltransferase PARP14-like — protein: MLKHPCQPCKMMRFPTQFKILCIPAALEKFYRGYPGLKVSVDKERRTAKVSAPEDKMKKAFSDVLAFAMSLRETKMSLTPGLQKMFEREDTKEWIQETVISEHGLVCHWEVSEKQIIISGQSSDLVRIQEMFKEAFKEKTIKSEKEEACTLKSPAWRSFLEQLEDSDSPPQPVLLPDGDSVIIVDTPSNISNTELKLKKFLKENKQQGKTLEINPNKVKLLKEFCDHDLKELGKKAKDVGVNISFSKNGLQAHGPKDCLPSIVGEVREMVGRIKEDKMTFKKPGMSRYLKGGKGQDFLTQTGSVTKCYITTGGGGDGTSQSGDRVLAKAQLSPTLDLQIIQGDITQCAVDAIVNAANGRLQHDGGVAAAIVKAGGRCIQEESDELVAERGELNDGEVMVTGAGTLPCSHVIHAVGSTWSGGTKD
- the LOC138972036 gene encoding protein starmaker-like, yielding MESELESYSEHQSTTESAEENLRLNQEYCGENASLCSDAHTGGETVSSHPTSASKDSRESPGSEESGSPANSVGFSENGLHGHTLEAYLSDFGSSGSSGSDLGSMSRSCMERLICRLESPSLDSAIKTELQTPEDDEGDRCLSLFQVSMMTASIADSLPCTPTLLNRHAECITEEPEEGDRRAGLMRETAGEATVTPPKPSGSSEDIADSDQVGMTATFSTGNREEFCNEERSTCGVLSDKNLVEKAAQPVLASVECVYVRVINWTKFTDLKQGALEVLQLLGLSETESSTVKTDSPDSDIELLSLSQDDSMSALQQDQSDHMRQSHLEPSAHSIPSVSESCEEDTHLTPVMDDKTPGNNANYLQDGYIFNMEDPNLLKDIDCESDIPTSSAQNTFEQGKFGSHTEDHHRQFAGASCTPAEQFPGRGQTGPAFSGINTDQERFAPQPQNVQEAVHSLHNKIDTCLHHNSKCCTVHQELSATSEKKNLKLAPQSLQSQRREQAPEDLQKTVMVTGAALKEEDEEIFNLYFENEKHAEAVVKKGDHTLDGNPLHVTLHDEADSENESDESKRRSVSSEDGESFRRDEPSSDDEYAADQEGKAAQSSKGGLASREGEYARGNTDFMSNRQHESAESSSSFSSDNDRDKNKGQYSSSALAQMKPREEYDEGMGDPRRLTDGYPQQEGSRYQEVPSKALKRQTDGYRGLADSGLVDSFRSPKKDKNEFKDKERMERASSNQYSGGSNSPMFDCGNLRPTAASSTKKSSETCVTREKHDIAIKLEERAIRKITGNPVLLRDPTTKVNMSDWQKKKRNQRKQMQTAANGGTGETMNLMMIGLRHLCHSQ